In Sphingobium sp. B2D3C, a genomic segment contains:
- a CDS encoding hydantoinase B/oxoprolinase family protein, translating to MSDALTELRMQVIWTRLISIVEEQAQTLMRTAFSTTVRDAGDLSAALFDLDGRLVAEAVTGTPGHVNSMAEGVGHFLAKFPVATMKQGDHFITNDPWLTAGHLHDVTVVSPAFHEGRVVGLFGVCCHQVDIGGLGQGPDGRSIYEEGLQIPLMKLSDAGRINQDLIDILCQNVRMPLQVKGDVLSYITSNEAAARRLSAMLGEFGMADLSQVADYIIERSLAATRAEIAKLPDGHWSSTLVIDGYDAPVTIVGTLTIDGDTLSMDYEGTDGCLPRGINVVLNYCRAYTVFGLRCVISPEVPNNFGALEPFEVTAPEGSILNVQRPWPVAARHVIGQMLPDVVFGCLSQAIPDRVPAEGSSCLWSVQLRGRLPAEGNGRQGDPFDAIFFNSGGSGARPGQDGLSGTAFPSGVRAMPVEVTESGAPIVIWRKELRTDSGGAGALRGGLGQTVEVGMRDGSGFEVLAMFERVDRPARGRDGGHDGAAGTVSTSGGKMMRAKGLQAIPAGERLVLQIPGGAGLGDPAQRRPDSVRADLDEGMISRESAKAIYGQGL from the coding sequence ATGAGCGATGCGCTGACCGAACTGCGGATGCAGGTGATCTGGACGCGGCTGATCTCCATTGTCGAAGAGCAGGCCCAGACGCTGATGCGCACAGCCTTCTCGACCACGGTGCGCGACGCCGGCGATCTTTCCGCTGCGCTGTTCGATCTGGACGGACGACTGGTGGCAGAAGCGGTCACGGGCACGCCAGGGCATGTGAACTCCATGGCCGAAGGCGTGGGGCACTTCCTTGCCAAATTCCCGGTCGCGACGATGAAGCAGGGCGACCATTTCATCACCAACGATCCCTGGCTGACGGCGGGACATCTCCACGACGTCACCGTGGTCTCCCCGGCTTTCCATGAGGGGCGGGTCGTCGGGCTGTTCGGCGTGTGCTGCCATCAGGTCGATATCGGCGGCCTCGGTCAGGGGCCGGATGGCCGCTCGATCTACGAGGAAGGTCTGCAAATCCCGCTGATGAAGTTGTCCGATGCCGGGCGCATCAACCAGGATCTCATCGACATTCTCTGCCAGAATGTGCGGATGCCGCTGCAGGTGAAGGGCGACGTGCTCTCCTACATCACTAGCAACGAGGCTGCCGCCCGTCGCCTGAGCGCCATGCTCGGGGAATTCGGCATGGCGGATCTTTCACAGGTCGCGGACTACATCATCGAGCGCTCGCTGGCGGCGACGCGCGCGGAAATCGCCAAGCTGCCGGATGGCCATTGGTCCAGCACGCTGGTGATCGATGGCTATGATGCGCCGGTGACCATCGTCGGGACGCTCACCATCGATGGCGACACCCTCTCGATGGATTATGAGGGCACGGACGGCTGCCTGCCGCGCGGCATCAACGTCGTGCTCAATTATTGCCGCGCTTACACCGTTTTCGGCCTGCGCTGTGTGATCTCGCCGGAAGTGCCGAACAATTTCGGCGCGCTGGAGCCGTTTGAGGTCACCGCACCGGAAGGCTCCATCCTCAATGTCCAGCGCCCCTGGCCGGTCGCGGCGCGGCATGTCATCGGGCAGATGCTGCCGGATGTGGTGTTCGGTTGCCTCTCGCAGGCCATCCCCGACCGGGTGCCGGCCGAGGGCTCGTCCTGTTTGTGGTCCGTGCAATTGCGAGGTCGGCTGCCGGCGGAAGGCAATGGCCGACAGGGCGATCCATTTGATGCGATCTTCTTCAATTCCGGCGGCTCTGGCGCGCGACCCGGGCAGGATGGCCTCTCTGGCACTGCCTTCCCCAGCGGTGTACGCGCTATGCCGGTCGAGGTGACCGAGAGCGGTGCGCCCATCGTCATCTGGCGCAAGGAATTGCGTACCGATAGCGGCGGGGCCGGCGCGTTGCGCGGCGGCCTGGGGCAGACCGTGGAGGTCGGGATGCGTGATGGCAGCGGCTTCGAAGTACTCGCGATGTTCGAACGGGTTGACCGCCCGGCCAGGGGCCGCGATGGCGGGCATGATGGCGCGGCGGGGACGGTGTCGACCTCCGGCGGCAAAATGATGCGCGCCAAGGGCCTGCAGGCGATACCCGCCGGCGAGCGGCTGGTGCTGCAGATCCCCGGCGGCGCGGGCCTGGGCGACCCAGCCCAGCGCAGGCCGGACAGCGTCCGTGCCGATCTGGATGAAGGCATGATTTCCCGCGAGAGCGCGAAGGCGATCTACGGCCAGGGCCTCTAG
- a CDS encoding MarR family winged helix-turn-helix transcriptional regulator, with protein MSAKEAVILPMRPKMREHDITEPQCRVMRVINDHGPTDASRVAEIGQLHKPSVTRILKELEARNLVARETDNRRRVLVALTPDGHELVKTLTYDVRRVMAEYSERFGAERLERLINELRALTATISGVE; from the coding sequence TTGAGCGCCAAGGAAGCCGTGATACTGCCGATGCGGCCGAAGATGCGGGAGCATGACATTACCGAGCCGCAATGTCGGGTCATGCGGGTCATTAACGATCACGGCCCCACGGATGCGAGCCGGGTCGCTGAAATTGGTCAGCTGCACAAGCCCAGCGTCACCCGCATCCTGAAGGAACTCGAGGCGCGCAATCTTGTGGCGCGCGAGACGGACAACCGGCGCCGCGTTCTGGTGGCACTCACGCCCGACGGGCATGAACTCGTCAAGACGCTGACCTATGATGTCAGGCGGGTGATGGCGGAATATTCAGAGCGCTTTGGAGCGGAAAGGTTGGAGCGTCTCATCAACGAACTTCGGGCATTGACCGCGACGATCAGTGGCGTCGAGTAG
- the allB gene encoding allantoinase AllB, translating into MKADIVINGATIVTDSAMFPASIAIKDGLILAIGAREAMPEAAEVVDATGKHILPGAIDAHVHFRDPGYTHKETWETGTASAAMGGVTTVFEMPNTNPPTGTVEALNMKLESAKKAYVDFGIYGLLGEDNLDQLEALIEGGVAGFKCFMGNTFGNLPSPPSGAILEGFEIVAKHGYRVALHAENASIMARRSKKLREQDCCDPLAHLDARPPVVAVEAVSRAAILAEWTGARIHILHVSSGDELRPLREAKARGVDITAETCPHYLLLDERAYTEKKSLIRVNPPVREKVHQEQLWQGVADGTIDMIATDHAPHSHAEKHNDDIWRADCGFTGVQTQMPLMLTQIANGRMTLTQYVRMTSLAPAKAFGLYPRKGALLPGSDADIVVVDMEKAVKVDSALLKSKGSSTPFQGYETKGAPIHTLVRGRFVMRDGELVTSAMGHGLNVRRIQQMPAPTPRNTHTTTKAILEKRGKRY; encoded by the coding sequence ATGAAAGCCGATATCGTCATCAACGGCGCCACAATCGTCACCGACAGCGCCATGTTCCCTGCCTCGATCGCGATCAAGGACGGCCTCATCCTGGCCATCGGAGCGCGGGAGGCGATGCCCGAGGCCGCCGAGGTGGTCGATGCGACCGGCAAGCACATTCTCCCCGGCGCCATCGACGCGCATGTGCATTTCCGCGATCCCGGCTACACGCACAAGGAAACCTGGGAAACCGGTACGGCCAGCGCTGCGATGGGCGGCGTCACCACCGTGTTCGAGATGCCAAACACCAATCCGCCGACGGGCACGGTGGAAGCACTCAACATGAAGCTGGAATCGGCCAAGAAGGCCTATGTCGACTTTGGCATCTACGGCCTGCTCGGCGAGGATAATCTCGATCAGCTCGAGGCGCTGATCGAGGGCGGCGTCGCCGGCTTCAAATGCTTCATGGGCAACACCTTCGGCAACCTCCCATCCCCGCCGAGCGGTGCGATCCTCGAAGGGTTCGAGATCGTCGCAAAGCACGGCTATCGCGTCGCGCTGCACGCCGAGAATGCCTCGATCATGGCGCGTCGCTCGAAGAAGCTGCGCGAGCAGGATTGCTGCGACCCGCTGGCGCATCTCGACGCCCGCCCGCCCGTCGTCGCGGTGGAAGCGGTCTCGCGAGCGGCCATTCTCGCGGAATGGACCGGAGCGCGCATCCACATCCTGCACGTCTCATCCGGCGACGAACTGCGTCCGCTGCGCGAGGCGAAAGCCCGCGGTGTCGACATCACGGCCGAGACCTGCCCCCATTATCTGCTGCTCGACGAGCGCGCTTATACCGAGAAGAAGTCGCTCATCCGCGTCAATCCGCCGGTGCGCGAGAAGGTCCATCAAGAGCAGCTCTGGCAGGGCGTTGCGGACGGCACGATCGACATGATCGCCACCGACCATGCGCCGCACAGCCATGCAGAAAAGCATAATGATGACATCTGGAGGGCCGACTGCGGCTTTACCGGTGTGCAGACACAGATGCCGCTGATGCTCACCCAGATCGCCAATGGTCGGATGACGCTGACGCAATATGTCCGCATGACCTCGCTGGCGCCAGCAAAGGCATTCGGCCTCTATCCGCGCAAAGGCGCCCTGCTGCCGGGCTCCGATGCGGACATCGTCGTCGTCGACATGGAGAAGGCGGTCAAGGTCGACTCCGCGTTGCTCAAGTCCAAGGGCTCCTCGACGCCCTTCCAGGGTTACGAGACCAAGGGTGCCCCGATCCATACACTGGTGCGCGGACGCTTCGTGATGCGTGACGGAGAGTTGGTGACGAGCGCGATGGGCCACGGCCTCAACGTGCGGCGCATCCAGCAAATGCCTGCGCCGACACCGCGCAATACCCACACTACGACCAAGGCCATTCTCGAAAAGCGAGGCAAGCGTTACTGA
- a CDS encoding isopenicillin N synthase family dioxygenase, protein MSRSERSEDDIAAAAAVSLDEIPIVDFAPFLSGDPAARKAVAEEIAFACENIGFFYLTGHGVPQAVIDAVFKAAADFFAKPMAERAEAFATPDWYRGYIPMPPQQPLSRNTRMFEQYRMQHEWPADPDDMEHARIFDQINRWPADMPEFQAAGETYLDAMVTLGRELLRAFAIGLGLDEHRFDGWFKHPPSQLSMNYYPVLPNAADSDVSNMISHTDEGPFTILAQGEVGGLEVKRRDGAWIQAPPLRGAFTINVGDMMMWWSNGRFISNYHRVRNRTDVERFSVPYFANPDRNVTVAPLPELVGADGPSYQPVRVADHLARFYSQLSKNPHDVYN, encoded by the coding sequence ATGAGCCGTAGCGAAAGAAGCGAGGACGATATTGCAGCAGCAGCTGCCGTGTCGCTGGACGAGATTCCCATCGTGGATTTCGCGCCTTTCCTGTCCGGCGACCCGGCCGCTCGCAAGGCTGTCGCCGAAGAAATCGCCTTTGCCTGCGAGAATATCGGCTTCTTCTATCTGACTGGCCATGGGGTGCCGCAGGCGGTGATCGACGCCGTGTTCAAAGCTGCTGCGGATTTCTTCGCCAAGCCGATGGCGGAGCGGGCTGAGGCATTCGCCACACCGGACTGGTACCGCGGTTACATTCCCATGCCCCCGCAACAGCCGCTCTCTCGCAACACCCGCATGTTCGAGCAATATCGGATGCAGCATGAGTGGCCGGCCGATCCGGACGACATGGAGCATGCGCGCATCTTCGATCAAATCAATCGCTGGCCCGCTGACATGCCGGAGTTCCAGGCGGCGGGTGAGACCTATCTCGATGCCATGGTCACCCTTGGCCGCGAGTTGCTGCGTGCCTTTGCGATCGGTCTGGGTCTTGACGAGCATCGGTTCGATGGCTGGTTCAAGCATCCACCCTCGCAGTTGAGTATGAACTATTATCCGGTGTTGCCGAACGCGGCGGACAGCGACGTGTCCAACATGATTTCGCACACCGACGAAGGGCCGTTCACGATCCTGGCGCAGGGCGAGGTCGGCGGCCTTGAGGTCAAGCGGCGCGACGGCGCATGGATTCAGGCGCCGCCGCTGCGTGGCGCGTTCACGATCAATGTGGGCGACATGATGATGTGGTGGTCGAACGGCCGCTTCATCTCCAACTATCACCGCGTGCGCAATCGCACGGATGTGGAGCGCTTTTCTGTGCCCTACTTCGCCAATCCCGACCGCAATGTGACGGTAGCGCCGCTGCCGGAACTCGTTGGCGCAGACGGCCCCAGCTACCAGCCGGTGCGCGTTGCCGATCATCTCGCCCGTTTCTACAGCCAGCTCTCCAAGAACCCCCATGACGTCTATAACTGA
- a CDS encoding YdeI/OmpD-associated family protein, whose protein sequence is MSGTKSGLQILLFETDTHFAEWLSRQGADAKGAWLRFAKRGSSLVTLTKAEAIDTAICHGWIDGQLDKYDEHSWLIRFTPRKPRSKWSQANRTRALSLIAEGLMAARGIEEVEAARADGRWDAAYASASKAEVPPDLQDALNANTKAAAFFATLAGANRYAILYRISTAKRAQTRMRKIAEFIAMLERGETIYG, encoded by the coding sequence ATGAGTGGTACCAAATCCGGTCTTCAAATCCTTCTTTTCGAAACCGATACGCATTTCGCCGAGTGGCTGTCGCGTCAGGGAGCCGATGCCAAGGGTGCGTGGCTTCGGTTTGCGAAGCGGGGGTCGAGCCTTGTCACCTTAACCAAGGCAGAAGCGATCGACACCGCCATCTGCCACGGTTGGATCGACGGACAACTGGATAAGTATGACGAGCACAGTTGGCTGATCCGTTTCACGCCGCGCAAGCCTCGGAGCAAATGGTCTCAGGCAAATCGAACACGTGCACTTAGCCTCATCGCGGAGGGCCTCATGGCTGCGCGCGGGATAGAAGAAGTAGAAGCGGCGAGAGCCGACGGACGATGGGATGCCGCCTATGCCTCTGCCAGCAAGGCTGAGGTGCCGCCCGACCTGCAAGACGCTCTCAACGCGAACACGAAGGCTGCTGCCTTTTTCGCTACGCTCGCGGGCGCGAACCGCTACGCCATCCTCTATAGAATCAGCACGGCTAAGCGGGCACAAACGCGTATGCGCAAAATCGCAGAATTCATCGCCATGCTGGAACGTGGTGAGACAATTTACGGATAG
- a CDS encoding hydantoinase/oxoprolinase family protein: MTSITEAASPAAAGIGAKIGADIGGTFTDVVLEVGDRRHSTKLLTTYDAPERALLDGVSLLLEEAGIGPADVSLVVHGTTLATNALIERRGVKLALLTTDGFRDVLALGTESRFDQYDIGMEKPDPLVPRKWRLGVAERMDALGNVLLPLDEEAVRAAAAQFRAEGVESVAVAFLHSYVNPAHELRAAEILRDEMPGVALSLSSEVSPEMREYERFSTTTANAYVQPLVDAYLRRLQTRLTEMGFACPLYLMLSSGGLTTVDIAARFPVRLVESGPAGGAIFAASVASECGEDRVLALDVGGTTAKICLINDGAPQTSQVFEVGRAHRFRKGSGLPLRIPVVEMVEIGAGGGSIAAVDSAGRLTVGPHSAGSEPGPAAYGRGGERPTVTDADITLGRIDPSRFAGGKVTLHPEKSNAALAGLGLWDGKAETLAVGVSEIVDETMASAARVHAVEQGMTLDERTLIAFGGAAPLHAVSFAEKLGIGRVIIPSGAGVGSAVGFLRAPVSYEIARSLTMRLDQADLTRLNALLDEMAAEARGLVSAGATGADQSERRVCFARYQGQGYEIPFEIPARRLGEADIVVLQSSFEQAYRAQYGGMVLDLPIEMLTWRVNVSASGFRAEASGTAVASRTATPVGSRRVVDPTSGQAMDFALYARETMQAGERFSGPALVAERETTTVVSPRFDGQMDERGYLVLTRRETGDAR; encoded by the coding sequence ATGACGTCTATAACTGAGGCTGCCTCCCCCGCCGCTGCGGGGATCGGCGCGAAGATCGGTGCCGATATCGGCGGAACCTTCACCGATGTCGTTCTGGAGGTTGGCGATCGTCGCCATTCGACCAAGCTGCTGACCACCTATGACGCGCCCGAGCGCGCTCTCCTCGACGGGGTGAGCCTGCTGCTGGAGGAGGCCGGCATCGGGCCGGCGGACGTCTCGCTGGTCGTTCACGGCACGACGCTGGCGACCAACGCCCTGATCGAACGACGCGGTGTCAAACTTGCGCTGCTGACCACCGACGGGTTCCGCGACGTGCTGGCGCTCGGCACTGAAAGCCGCTTCGACCAATATGATATCGGCATGGAGAAGCCCGATCCGCTGGTGCCGCGCAAGTGGCGGCTCGGCGTGGCGGAGCGGATGGATGCGCTTGGCAACGTGCTGCTGCCGCTCGATGAAGAGGCCGTGCGTGCCGCCGCTGCCCAGTTCCGCGCCGAGGGTGTGGAAAGCGTCGCCGTCGCGTTCCTGCACAGCTATGTGAACCCGGCGCACGAGCTGCGCGCGGCGGAAATTCTGCGCGATGAAATGCCGGGTGTGGCTCTCTCGCTCTCCAGCGAGGTCTCGCCGGAGATGCGCGAATATGAGCGCTTCTCCACCACCACGGCCAATGCCTATGTGCAGCCGCTGGTCGATGCCTATCTACGCCGGCTGCAAACGCGTTTGACGGAGATGGGCTTTGCCTGCCCGCTCTACCTGATGCTGTCTTCCGGCGGCCTAACCACCGTGGACATCGCCGCGCGGTTTCCCGTGCGGCTGGTGGAGAGCGGCCCGGCGGGCGGCGCAATCTTCGCCGCGTCCGTGGCCAGCGAATGCGGTGAGGACCGCGTGCTGGCACTCGACGTGGGCGGCACGACCGCCAAGATCTGCCTCATCAACGATGGTGCGCCGCAGACATCGCAGGTGTTCGAGGTCGGACGCGCCCACCGCTTCCGCAAGGGAAGCGGCTTGCCGTTGCGCATCCCCGTAGTGGAAATGGTCGAGATCGGTGCCGGCGGTGGATCAATTGCCGCGGTGGATAGCGCCGGGCGCCTGACGGTAGGGCCGCATAGCGCGGGATCGGAGCCCGGCCCGGCCGCTTATGGACGTGGCGGCGAGCGCCCGACCGTGACCGACGCGGATATCACGCTCGGCCGCATCGACCCCAGCCGCTTTGCCGGCGGCAAGGTAACGCTGCACCCCGAAAAATCGAACGCCGCGCTGGCCGGCCTCGGCCTGTGGGATGGCAAGGCGGAGACGCTGGCAGTGGGCGTCAGCGAGATTGTCGATGAGACAATGGCGAGCGCAGCGCGTGTCCACGCCGTCGAGCAGGGCATGACGCTGGACGAGCGCACGCTGATCGCCTTCGGCGGCGCTGCGCCGCTCCATGCGGTGAGCTTTGCCGAAAAGCTCGGCATCGGGCGCGTGATCATCCCGTCGGGCGCCGGCGTCGGATCGGCTGTGGGCTTCCTGCGCGCGCCGGTTTCCTATGAGATTGCCCGCAGCCTCACCATGCGGCTCGATCAGGCCGATCTGACCCGCCTCAATGCTCTGCTGGATGAAATGGCGGCGGAAGCGCGCGGCCTGGTCAGCGCCGGCGCGACAGGAGCGGACCAGAGCGAACGCCGCGTCTGCTTCGCCCGCTATCAGGGACAGGGCTATGAAATCCCGTTCGAGATTCCGGCCCGCAGGCTCGGCGAGGCCGACATCGTCGTGCTGCAATCCAGCTTCGAGCAGGCATATCGCGCGCAATATGGCGGCATGGTGCTCGACCTTCCCATCGAAATGCTGACCTGGCGCGTCAATGTGAGCGCGAGCGGCTTCCGCGCGGAAGCATCCGGCACGGCGGTCGCAAGCCGCACTGCCACGCCGGTCGGCAGCCGGCGCGTGGTCGATCCCACCAGCGGTCAGGCGATGGATTTCGCGCTCTACGCCCGCGAGACGATGCAGGCCGGCGAGCGGTTCTCCGGCCCGGCGCTGGTCGCCGAGCGTGAGACGACCACCGTGGTCTCGCCCCGTTTCGACGGGCAAATGGACGAGCGCGGCTATCTGGTGCTGACCCGCCGTGAAACAGGAGACGCCCGATGA
- a CDS encoding SDR family NAD(P)-dependent oxidoreductase codes for MNLDLDSKVVMITGAGKGMGPAISQAFSSEGAKIVILGRDMTALETLKEEIGPKASVTVIRCDVTSASDCEAAVSQAETAHGRVDVLVNVAGGTGPVGDTAWETTPEGFDEIIKLNMGGCFLMMKAVLPGMIARRYGKIVNVGGTFGMHGRAGRMAYSASKWGLRGITKSTAIEAGPYNVNVNIVAPGMVDGPRFRTKVMPGMAEAAGRSEEEIIAEHAAEYALRRISSAQDVANACLFLASDVSRQITGIDLPVDGGWAAL; via the coding sequence ATGAATCTCGATCTCGATAGTAAAGTTGTGATGATTACAGGCGCCGGGAAAGGTATGGGTCCTGCAATTTCACAGGCCTTTTCTAGTGAAGGCGCCAAGATCGTCATCCTTGGCCGTGATATGACTGCGCTGGAGACCCTGAAGGAAGAGATCGGGCCAAAGGCCTCCGTTACCGTCATCCGCTGTGACGTCACCAGTGCCTCCGACTGCGAAGCCGCGGTGAGCCAGGCCGAGACGGCGCATGGCCGTGTCGATGTGCTGGTCAACGTTGCTGGCGGCACCGGGCCGGTCGGCGACACCGCCTGGGAGACCACGCCGGAAGGTTTCGATGAAATCATCAAGCTCAACATGGGCGGCTGCTTTTTGATGATGAAGGCCGTCCTGCCCGGCATGATCGCGCGACGTTATGGCAAGATCGTGAATGTCGGTGGCACCTTCGGCATGCATGGACGCGCCGGCCGCATGGCCTACTCCGCCTCGAAATGGGGTCTGCGCGGCATCACCAAGTCGACGGCGATCGAGGCCGGGCCTTACAATGTCAACGTGAATATCGTCGCGCCCGGCATGGTTGATGGTCCGCGCTTCCGCACCAAGGTGATGCCCGGCATGGCCGAGGCAGCCGGGCGCAGCGAAGAGGAAATCATCGCCGAGCACGCTGCCGAATATGCGCTGCGCCGCATCAGCAGCGCGCAGGACGTGGCCAATGCCTGCCTGTTCCTCGCCTCCGACGTTTCGCGCCAGATCACCGGCATCGACCTGCCCGTCGATGGTGGCTGGGCCGCTCTCTGA
- a CDS encoding NADH:flavin oxidoreductase — translation MTVDVSPLYAPLQVNGLTLPNRLVMAPMTRAKSPGGIPTDEVAAYYRRRAEGGTGLLVSEGTVIDRPLSRNNADLPSIHGDGLAGWRKVLAEVHDAGGRMWSQLWHVGALPDPRAPDWPNNFEGPSGLTAPDQPLGHAMTESDIADTIASFARAAADAKAVGFDGIELHAAHGYLIDQFFWAGTNRRDDRWGGPTLAERARFAVEIVQAVRSAIPADMPLGMRVSQYKIQDYDTLLVSSPSEVTDWLGPLADAGVDIFHCSQRNFTAPAFPGSDLNLAGWAKKATGKPSITVGSIGLEESFYGDTAEAGVATLRELVERLERDEFDLVAIGRAILSEPQISEKVREGRFGEIAPFTREAILQLR, via the coding sequence ATGACCGTTGATGTTTCGCCTCTTTATGCGCCCTTGCAGGTGAACGGGCTGACCCTGCCCAATCGTCTGGTCATGGCGCCGATGACCCGCGCCAAAAGCCCCGGTGGCATCCCGACCGATGAGGTCGCAGCCTATTATCGGCGGCGCGCGGAAGGTGGGACAGGTCTTCTGGTCAGCGAGGGAACGGTCATCGATCGCCCCCTTTCGCGTAACAACGCCGACCTTCCCAGCATTCACGGTGATGGGCTGGCGGGCTGGCGCAAAGTGCTGGCAGAAGTGCATGACGCGGGCGGGCGGATGTGGAGCCAGTTGTGGCATGTCGGCGCCCTGCCGGATCCACGCGCGCCGGACTGGCCGAACAATTTCGAGGGGCCTTCCGGCCTCACCGCCCCAGACCAGCCGCTCGGCCACGCGATGACCGAGTCCGACATCGCCGATACGATCGCCTCTTTCGCGCGCGCCGCCGCGGATGCAAAGGCCGTCGGCTTCGACGGCATAGAGCTGCATGCCGCGCATGGCTATCTGATCGACCAGTTCTTCTGGGCCGGCACCAACCGCCGGGACGATCGTTGGGGTGGCCCCACGCTGGCCGAACGCGCGCGCTTTGCCGTGGAGATCGTCCAGGCCGTCCGCTCGGCTATTCCTGCAGACATGCCGCTCGGCATGCGCGTCTCGCAGTACAAGATCCAGGATTATGACACGCTGCTGGTCTCCAGCCCGTCCGAGGTCACGGACTGGCTCGGGCCGCTCGCGGATGCAGGCGTCGATATCTTCCACTGTTCCCAGCGCAATTTCACCGCGCCAGCGTTTCCCGGCAGCGATCTCAATCTGGCGGGGTGGGCGAAGAAGGCGACAGGCAAGCCCAGCATCACGGTCGGGTCGATCGGGCTGGAAGAGAGTTTCTACGGGGACACTGCCGAGGCCGGCGTGGCGACTTTGCGGGAACTGGTCGAACGCCTTGAGCGCGATGAGTTCGACCTTGTGGCCATCGGCCGGGCGATCCTGAGCGAACCGCAAATTTCAGAAAAGGTCCGCGAAGGGCGGTTCGGCGAGATTGCCCCGTTCACCCGCGAGGCCATTCTTCAGCTACGTTAA
- a CDS encoding LysR family transcriptional regulator — MALRNQRIWQYIDEVARVGSVRQAAERLNVTPSALLRRIQDVEHDLNAVIFERHTSGVRLTAAGEVLISWIRMQTSELRRVYSQIEELEGLQRGEVRIACSQAVARSFVLRHIVSFREKHPNVKFKLSVTDHSTAVRALIDYEMDIVLIFRPLRSSELHPIMSIGQGLVAVMAADHPLAQHEVLRLRQCAEYDVAMPDMAFGGREIVENRLLSSSAKLNVAVEANSFDFLGELVAGGDLITFQIDIGADVWRHDPRFAVRRISDIDRTYGPLVLGQLKGRPLPLVAAKFAEQMARDLHECRSLPTLPGAAEWSMDEDDDDAAHGFTLDA; from the coding sequence ATGGCGCTACGCAACCAGAGGATCTGGCAGTATATCGATGAGGTCGCGCGCGTGGGTTCGGTCCGTCAGGCGGCCGAGCGGTTGAACGTGACGCCCTCCGCCCTGCTCCGCCGCATTCAGGACGTCGAGCATGACCTGAACGCCGTTATTTTCGAGCGACATACCTCTGGCGTCCGCCTCACTGCCGCCGGCGAAGTGCTGATCAGCTGGATACGGATGCAGACCTCTGAATTGCGGCGCGTCTACTCGCAGATCGAGGAGCTGGAAGGTTTGCAGCGGGGCGAGGTGCGCATTGCCTGCAGCCAGGCAGTCGCCCGCAGTTTCGTCCTGCGTCACATCGTCAGCTTTCGCGAAAAACATCCCAATGTGAAGTTCAAGCTCTCTGTGACCGATCACAGCACGGCGGTGCGCGCGTTGATCGATTATGAAATGGATATCGTGCTGATCTTCCGTCCGCTTCGCTCGTCGGAGCTTCACCCGATCATGTCGATCGGTCAGGGCTTGGTGGCCGTCATGGCGGCGGACCATCCGCTCGCCCAGCATGAGGTGCTACGCCTGCGGCAATGCGCAGAATATGACGTCGCCATGCCGGACATGGCCTTTGGCGGGCGCGAAATCGTCGAGAACCGGCTGCTCTCAAGCTCGGCCAAGCTCAATGTAGCGGTGGAAGCCAACAGCTTCGACTTTCTGGGCGAACTGGTTGCCGGCGGCGATCTCATCACCTTTCAAATCGACATTGGTGCCGATGTCTGGCGCCATGATCCCCGGTTCGCGGTGCGCCGGATCAGCGACATCGACCGGACCTACGGGCCGCTGGTGCTGGGGCAGCTCAAGGGCCGCCCGTTGCCATTGGTCGCTGCGAAGTTTGCCGAGCAGATGGCGCGCGATCTTCATGAGTGCCGGTCCCTGCCGACCCTGCCGGGGGCGGCGGAATGGTCCATGGATGAGGACGACGACGATGCCGCCCACGGGTTCACGCTCGACGCCTGA